In Apis cerana isolate GH-2021 linkage group LG5, AcerK_1.0, whole genome shotgun sequence, a single genomic region encodes these proteins:
- the LOC107996526 gene encoding tryptophan--tRNA ligase, cytoplasmic produces MTTQKDEIDISMINGKTDEEDIVTPWDVVTKNETGIDYDKLIKKFGSSKIDEELLARFEKITGHKPHHFLRRGIFFSHRDMNTILNLYEQGKPFYLYTGRGPSSDSMHLGHLIPFMFCKWLQDVFHVPLVIQLTDDEKAIWKNIKIEDAIKLSYNNAKDIIALGFKPENTFIFSNLEHIGNNPAFYQNMIRIQRSITFNQVKGIFGFGDSDPIGKISFPPTQAAPAISGTFPFIFKDAKVNCLIPCAIDQDPYFRMTRDIAPKIGYPKPALLHSIFFPALQGSKTKMSASNNNTAIFLTDTAKQIKNKVNKHAFSGGQATVEEHRQLGGNCNIDIAYQWLRFFLDDDEKLEQLRKDYTSGEILTGELKKELINVLQPLIAAHQEARSKLTDETVKQYMVPRDLGFVTNVK; encoded by the exons atgacaacacaaaaagatgaaattgacATATCAATGATAAATGGAAAAACGGATGAGGAGGATATTGTAACACCTTGGGATGTTGTAACCAAAAATGAGACCGGAATTGATTACGATAAACTTATTA aAAAGTTTGGAAGTTCAAAAATCGATGAAGAACTATTGGCTAGGTTTGAGAAAATCACTGGACATAAACCACATCATTTTCTTAGAAGAGgaatattcttttctcatCGAGATATGAatactattttaaatctttatgaaCAAGGAAAaccattttatctttatactgGTAGAGGACCTAGTTCAGATTCTATGCATTTAGGACATCTCATACCATTTATGTTTTGTAAATGGCTGCAAGATGTATTTCATGTTCCTTTAGTTATTCAATTGACTGATGATGAAAAAgcaatatggaaaaatataaaaatagaagatgcaattaaattatcttataataatgcaaaagATATTATTGCTCTTGGATTTAAACCAgagaatacatttattttttctaatttagaaCATATTGGAAATAATCCTGCATTCTATCAAAATATGATTAGAATACAGAGAAGTATTACATTTAATCAAGTGAAAGGTATTTTTGGATTTGGAGATAGTGAtcctattggaaaaatttcatttccaccAACTCAAGCTGCTCCAGCAATTTCTGgaacttttccttttatttttaaagatgcaAAAGTTAATTGTTTAATACCATGTGCTATAGATCAAGATCCTTATTTCAGAATGACAAGAGATATTGCACCAAAAATTGGCTATCCAAAACCAGCTTTGTTACATTCTATATTCTTCCCTGCTTTACAAGGCtctaaaacaaaaatgtctgctagtaataataatactgcAATATTTCTGACAGATACtgctaaacaaataaaaaacaaagttaATAAACATGCATTCTCAGGTGGACAAGCTACTGTTGAAGAACATAGACAATTAGGTGGCAattgtaatattgatataGCATATCAATGGTTACGATTCTTTCTGgatgatgatgaaaaattagaacagcttagaaaa gattatACTAGTGGAGaaattttaacaggagaacttaaaaaagaattaattaatgtattacaGCCTTTAATAGCTGC
- the LOC107996605 gene encoding uncharacterized protein LOC107996605 encodes MSTPATDPLPSTVSGELTTALIPTVTKIDTRLDVSPISVVLAVSIVCILSPITVTGNSIILAAFYRYKRLRTASNYLLVSLAVSDFGVGVFMPFGMQLELSGLPENGVSTLCIVPYCIVIALCSVSVLVTVAIAVDRLTSLAQPLRYKNIITHSSIEKYIAVFWIYAIAVGLSPLIYVKIVGVQSHSGNCRFGAAVLPPVRVFLVVAVWAPSALVLLGCYMYVYLVARAHARAIYTVELSFRHQTQTLALPRYGQTLAVTVGAFLILWLPFQTCMLLDIFCGTKILTEWAVVWLGLPIMAHSGVNPWIYAFHHGEMRVAAGKITEELVALFGVTPSRYGCSPMRRGSNTNMELAEVNNSNEGRRHPVEDCFAVKQNSTLYTSRRCLDVSGKHTDISPERNIDHTSSENRQEDIIEENIHDLTMMLDLKYIIDRNHMIDSNHNIDKIKNLKYLLDPTFNKIRHLRRLNHKKLASKNFSKVSEPKFISYQNLKSDGTLNPKALQMNTMSDPMLSADSPTIHAKDFNVGLSPINIKRRNSNLCSVSDPNIKAAIGLSSEVNLRLPTDENVNETHRYSVQNLDHNRYDGGLAKHIMLSRQLENQKRFQIYPRPRMKINNYDRNSPNLNLRLQNSYTSLSIPDNTRSSLLDSPRQRMSPKHMTITSNKLANLVHQDHLTSRNLESKTDSASRVLQIRRNMEILKHSESINTIEPMTHVRLLEPYKIMETLAVPTVHSEPPSPIDPLPLASLQEEDVKNSESKPSINIDYLKSPMGNRRSPVRHSDPVIPSVLLNIEDYSENHKSNKSSHDSSFNNLASLDQMASIEPIDLFEALLKNSEKCREGRLPEPIFAEHDSTRFSSRRPSDSKWSESSRSQEILSNVVTEHQTFPSSYSVNNFQVCNSGSDLNDLTSLDPFMCPDALTSSLRESFFSAPSVPDSEIFTSFEDESNFTSDSEHNLSPYDSKSTINLKKSAIEADLQSKSTESMFRNRCLSMKSCTILRLEPSLHRNRLRIKPGADYILKDMSIKNSHLAPLATPTPTEICTPTFELVSEIKSDNGVGVRV; translated from the exons atgtcAACGCCCGCAACGGACCCGCTTCCGTCCACCGTTTCCGGGGAATTGACGACCGCTCTTATACCGACGGTTACCAAGATCGATACGCGGCTGGACGTCAGTCCCATCTCGGTGGTTTTGGCAGTGTCGATAGTCTGCATTTTATCGCCGATCACCGTCACCGGAAACTCCATTATCCTGGCCGCCTTCTATAGGTACAAGAGACTGAGGACTGCGTCCAATTACCTGCTAGTCTCTTTGGCCGTCAGCGACTTCGGG GTCGGTGTATTCATGCCTTTTGGGATGCAGCTCGAGTTGTCCGGTTTACCGGAAAATGGCGTTTCCACGTTGTGCATCGTGCCATACTGCATCGTGATTGCGCTATGCAGCGTAAGCGTGCTGGTGACCGTGGCGATTGCCGTGGACCGATTAACGTCGCTTGCACAACCTCTCAGGTACAAGAACATCATCACTCACAGCAGCATCGAGAAGTACATCGCCGTGTTTTGGATCTACGCGATCGCTGTCGGTCTCTCGCCTTTGATCTACGTGAAAATAGTGGGCGTTCAATCGCACAG TGGCAACTGCAGATTCGGCGCAGCGGTTCTCCCACCAGTAAGGGTGTTCCTGGTGGTGGCAGTGTGGGCACCCAGTGCTCTCGTTCTTCTCGGTTGCTACATGTACGTGTATCTGGTGGCACGTGCACACGCACGTGCGATTTATACGGTAGAATTGTCATTCAGGCATCAAACGCAGACCTTGGCATTGCCGCGTTACGGCCAAACATTGGCAGTCACGGTCGGCGCGTTTCTCATTCTCTGGCTTCCCTTTCAa ACTTGCATGCTGCTAGATATTTTCTGCGGTACCAAAATCCTCACCGAATGGGCGGTCGTATGGCTTGGATTGCCTATAATGGCGCATAGTGGCGTGAACCCATGGATTTATGCTTTCCATCATGGTGAGATGAGAGTTGCTGCAGGTAAAATTACCGAAGAATTGGTTGCTCTGTTCGGAGTGACGCCCAGCCGTTACGGTTGTTCCCCAATGAGACGTGGTTCCAATACGAATATGGAATTAGCAGAGGTGAACAATAGTAACGAAGGCAGAAGACATCCTGTCGAAGATTGTTTTGCAGTGAAGCAAAATAGCACTCTATATACCAGCAGACGATGTCTAGACGTGTCTGGGAAGCACACGGATATCTCGCcggaaagaaatattgatcaCACTTCTTCCGAGAATAGACAAGAAGATATTATCGAGGAAAATATCCATGATCTCACGATGATGCTCGATCTAAAGTATATCATCGATCGTAATCACATGATCGACTCGAATCATAACATCGACAAGATTAAAAACCTCAAGTATTTATTAGATCCAACGTTTAACAAGATCAGACATCTGAGAAGATTGAATCACAAGAAGCTCGCTAGCAAGAACTTCTCGAAAGTATCGGAACCAAAATTCATCTCGTATCAGAATTTAAAGAGCGATGGCACGTTAAATCCTAAAGCATTGCAAATGAATACCATGTCGGATCCTATGCTCAGTGCTGATAGCCCGACCATACACGCAAAAGATTTCAATGTCGGTCTCAGTCCTATTAACATCAAAAGAAGAAACTCGAATCTCTGTTCTGTATCGGATCCAAATATTAAGGCAGCAATAGGACTCTCTTCCGAGGTAAATCTTCGACTTCCAACTGATGAAAATGTGAATGAAACTCATAGATATTCTGTACAAAATTTAGATCATAATAGATACGATGGAGGATTAGCTAAACATATTATGTTGTCTCGCCAATTGGAGAATCAAAAACGGTTCCAAATCTATCCGCGTCCACGGATGAAGATCAATAATTACGATCGAAACAgtccaaatttaaatttaaggcTGCAAAACAGTTATACATCGCTATCCATACCGGATAACACCAGATCGAGTTTGTTGGACAGTCCGAGACAAAGAATGTCGCCAAAACATATGACAATTACTTCCAATAAACTAGCCAATCTTGTTCATCAAGATCATTTGACTTCGAGAAACTTGGAATCCAAAACAGATTCAGCTTCCAGAGTATTACAAATCCgaagaaatatggaaatattgaaacattccGAATCGATCAATACTATAGAACCAATGACACATGTCCGATTATTAGAGCCTTATAAAATCATGGAAACTCTTGCAGTACCTACGGTACATTCGGAACCACCGAGTCCCATAGATCCACTTCCTCTTGCCTCTTTGCAAGAAGAGGACGTGaaaaattccgaatcgaaGCCTTCCATTAATATCGATTACTTGAAATCTCCAATGGGTAATAGAAGAAGTCCAGTTAGACATTCAGATCCTGTGATACCATCCGTCTTGTTGAATATCGAAGATTATAGTGAAAATCACAAATCGAACAAATCTAGTCACGATAGTTCCTTCAATAATTTGGCATCGTTGGATCAAATGGCATCGATAGAACCTATAGATCTGTTCGAGgctttgttgaaaaattcggAAAAGTGTCGAGAAGGAAGATTACCAGAGCCAATCTTCGCTGAACACGATTCCACGAGATTTAGTTCAAGAAGACCTTCGGATTCGAAATGGTCAGAATCGTCGAGAAGTCAAGAAATTCTATCCAATGTAGTTACCGAACATCAAACATTTCCTTCGTCCTATTCAGTGAACAATTTTCAGGTTTGCAATAGCGGCAGCGACCTAAACGATCTGACATCCCTGGATCCATTCATGTGTCCGGACGCATTAACATCATCGTTACGCGAATCCTTCTTCAGCGCCCCATCTGTACCTGATTCAGAGATTTTCACATCGTTCGAAGATGAATCTAATTTCACATCAGATTCTGAACATAATTTATCCCCATATGATTCCAAATCAAcgatcaatttgaaaaaatcagCGATCGAGGCCGATTTACAAAGCAAGTCTACGGAGTCTATGTTTCGAAATAGATGCCTGTCGATGAAATCGTGCACGATTTTGCGATTAGAACCCTCGTTACATCGAAATAGGTTACGTATCAAACCTGGAGCGGATTATATTCTGAAAGATATGTCTATTAAGAATTCGCATTTAGCTCCGCTCGCCACACCAACACCCACTGAAATTTGTACTCCTACATTCGAACTTGTTTCAGAAATAAAGAGTGACAATGGTGTCGGCGTAAGAGTATAG